The window tattgaatattttttgaattttacatggaaaaataaatttagggtgacaggaatatagaataggcaaagaggtattctgttttttttttaaattcaaatttaatctgtttttttttgaattttgcatggaaaaataaatttgaggtaacaggaatatagaataaacaaagaggtattctgtttttttttcaattcaaatttgtattgaatattttttgaattttacatggaaaaacaaatttagggtaacaggaatatagaataggcaaagaggtattctgttttttttttcaattcaaatttgtattagatattttttgaattttacatGGAAAAAGAAATTCAGGGTAACAGGACTATAGaataggcaaagaggtattctgtttttttttgaattcaaatttaatctgattattttttgaattttgcatggaaaaataaatttggggtaacaggaatatagaataggcaaagaggtattttatccaattcctagttcacctccttcattacctgctctcctgatattttgaaaaaaaattttatttcttgaaaatcaattagaaaaaaaatagtggcgacattaattttttaacaggatcatagaatgagcaaggaggtattttatttgatttctagttcacctcctgcgttacctgctctcctgatattttgaaaataaattttatttcttggaaatcaattagaaaaaaaatagtggcgacattaatttttaaacaggatcatagaatgagcaaggaggtattttactttatttctagttcacctcctgtgttacctgctctcctgatattttgaaaataatttttatttcttgaaaatcaattagaaaaataatagtagcgacattaattttttaacaagatcatagaacaggcgaacaggtattttatccaattcctagtttacctcctgcgttacctgctctcttgatatttcaaaaataaattttattcctttaaaaacaattagaaaaaaaatagtggcgacattaattttttaacaggatcatagaacaggcgaagaggtattttatccaattcctagttcacctcctgcgttacctgctctcctgatatttaaaaaataaatattattcctttaaaaacaaatagaaaaaaaatagtggcgacattaatttttcaacaggatcatagaactggcgaagaggtattttatccaattcctAGTTTACttcctgcattacctgctctgctgatatttcaaaaataaattttatttctttaaaaacaattagaaaaaaaatagtggcgacattaattttttaacaggatcatagaacaggcggAGAAGTATTTTATCCGATTCCCAGtttacctcctgcattacctgctctcctgatatttcgaaaataaattttatttcttcaaaaacaattagaaaaaaaatagtggcgacattaattttttaacaggatcatggaacaggcaaagaggtattttatccaattcctAGTTCACttcctgcgttacctgctctcctgatattccaaaaataaattttattttttgaacatcaattagaaaaaaaatagtggcaacattaattttctaacaggatcatagaacagggaaagaggtattttatccaattcctagtttacctcctgcgttacctgctctcttgatatttcaaaaataaattttatttctttaaaaacaattagaaaaaaaatagtggcaacattaattttttaacaggatcatagaacaggccaagacgtattttatccaattcctagttcacctcctgcgttacctgctctcctgatatttaaaaaataaattttatttcttgaaaatcaattagaaaaaaaatagtggcgacattaattttttaacaggatcatagaatgagcaaggaggtattttatccaattcctAGTTCACttcctgcgttacctgctctcttgatatttcaaaaataaattttatttctttaaaaacaattagaaaaaaaatagtggcaacattaatttcctaacaggatcatagaacagggaaagaggtattttatccaattcctagtttacctcctgcgttacctgctctcttgatatttcaaaaataaattttatttctttaaaaacaattagaaaaaaaatagtggcgacattaattttttaacaggatcatagaacaggcgaagaggtattttatccaattcctagtttacctcctgcattacctgctctcctgatattttgaaaataaattttatttcttcaaaaacaattagaaaaaaaatagtggcgacattaattttttaacaggatcatagaatgagcaaggaggtattttatttaatttctagttcacctcctgcgttacctgctctcctgatatttcaaaaataaattttatttcttgaaaatcaattagaaaaaaaatagtggcgacattaattttttaacaggatcatagaatgagcaaggaggtattttatttaatttctagttcacctcctgcgttacctgctctcctgatatttcaaaaataaattttttttcttgaaaatcaataagaaaaaaaatagtggcgacattaattttctaacaggatcatagaacagggaaagaggtattttatccaattcctAGTTCACttcctgcgttacctgctctcctgatattccaaaaataaattttattttttgaacatcaattagaaaaaaaatagtggcgacattaattttctaacaggattatagaacaggcaaagaggtattttatccaattcctagttcacctcctgcattacctgccctcctgatattttgaaaataaattttattccttcaaaaacaattagaaaaaaaatagtggcgacattaattttctaacaggatcatagaatgagcaagggggtattttatccaattcttacttcacctcctgcgttacctgctctcctgatattttaaaaataaattttatttcttcaaaaacaattagaaaaaaaatagtggcgacattaattttctaacaggatcatagaacaggcaaagaggtattttatccaattcctagtttacctcctgcattacctgccctcctgatattttgaaaataaattttatttcttcaaaaacaattagaaaaaaaatagtggcgacattaattttctaacaggatcatagaacagggaaagaggtattttatccaattcctagttcacctcctgcgttacctgctctcctgatatttaaaaaataaattttatttcttgaaaatcaattagaaaaaaaatagtggcgacattaattttttaacaggatcatagaacaggcgaagaggtattttatccaattcctagtttacctcctgcattacctgccctcctgatattttgaaaataaattttatttcttcaaaaacaattagaaaaaaaatagtggcgacattaattttttaacaggatcatagaatgagcaaggaggtattttatttaatttctagttcacctcctgcgttacctgctctcctgatatttcaaaaataaattttatttcttgaaaatcaattagaaaaaaaatagtggcgacattaattttttaagaggatcatagaatgagcaaggaggtattttatttaatttctagttcacctcctgcgttacctgctctcctgatatttcaaaaataaattttttttcttgaaaatcaataagaaaaaaaatagtggcgacattaattttctaacaggatcatagaacagggaaagaggtattttatccaattcctAGTTCACttcctgcgttacctgctctcctgatatttaaaaaataaattttatttcttgaaaatcaattagaaaaaaaatagtggcaacattaatttcttaacagaatcatagaacaggccaagaggtattttatccaattcttagttcacctcctgcgttacctgctctcctgatatttaaaaaataaattttatttcttgaaaatcaattagaaaaaaaatagtggcgacattaagtttttaacaggatcatagaacaggcgaagaggtattttatccaattcctagtttacctcctgcattacctgccctcctgatattttgaaaataaattttatttcttcaaaaacaattagaaaaaaaatagtggcgacattaattttttaacaggatcatagaatgagcaaggaggtattttatttaatttctagttcacctcctgcgttacctgctctcctgatatttaaaaaataaattttatttcttgaaaatcaattagaaaaaaaatagtggcgacattaattttttaacaggatcatagaatgagcaaggaggtattttatttaatttctagttcacctcctgcgttacctgctctcctgatatttcaaaaataaattttatttcttgaaaatcaattagaaaaaaaatagtggcgacattaattttttaagaggatcatagaatgagcaaggaggtattttatttaatttctagttcacctcctgcgttacctgctctcctgatatttcaaaaataaattttttttcttgaaaatcaataagaaaaaaaatagtggcgacattaattttctaacaggatcatagaacagggaaagaggtattttatccaattcctAGTTCACttcctgcgttacctgctctcctgatattccaaaaataaattttattttttgaacatcaattagaaaaaaaatagtggcgacattaattttctaacaggattatagaacaggcaaagaggtattttatccaattcctagttcacctcctgcattacctgccctcctgatattttgaaaataaattttatttcttcaaaaacaattagaaaaaaaatagtggcgacattaattttctaacaggatcatagaatgagcaaggaggtattttatccaattcttacttcacctcctgcgttacctgctctcctgatattttaaaaataaattttatttcttcaaaaacaattagaaaaaaaatagtggcgacattaattttctaacaggatcatagaacaggcaaagaggtattttatccaattcctagtttacctcctgcattacctgccctcctgatattttgaaaataaattttatttcttcaaaaacaattagaaaaaaaatagtggcgacgtTAATTTtctaacaggatcatagaacagggaaagaggtattttatctaattcctagttcacctcctgcgttacctgctctcctgatatttaaaaaataaattttatttcttgaaaatcaattagaaaaaaaatagtggcgacattaattttttaacaggatcatagaacaggcgaagaggtattttatccaattcctagtttacctcctgcattacctgccctcctgatattttgaaaataaattttatttcttcaaaaacaattagaaaaaaaatagtggcgacattaattttttaacaggatcatagaatgagcaaggaggtattttatttaatttctagtttacctcctgcgttacctgctctcctgatatttcaaaaataaattttatttcttgaaaatcaattagaaaaaaaatagtggcgacattaattttttaagaggatcatagaatgagcaaggaggtattttatttaatttctagttcacctcctgcgttacctgctctcctgatatttcaaaaataaattttttttcttgaaaatcaataagaaaaaaaatagtggcgacattaattttctaacaggatcatagaatgagcaaggaggtattttatccaattcttacttcacctcctgcgttacctgctctcctgatattttaaaaataaattttatttcttcaaaaacaattagaaaaaaaatagtggcgacattaattttctaacaggatcatagaacaggcaaagaggtattttatccaattcctagtttacctcctgcattacctgccctcctgatattttgaaaataaattttatttcttcaaaaacaattagaaaaaaaatagtggcgacgtTAATTTtctaacaggatcatagaacagggaaagaggtattttatctaattcctagttcacctcctgcgttacctgctctcctgatatttaaaaaataaattttatttcttgaaaatcaattagaaaaaaaatagtggcgacattaattttttaacaggatcatagaacaggcgaagaggtattttatccaattcctagtttacctcctgcattacctgccctcctgatattttgaaaataaattttatttcttcaaaaacaattagaaaaaaaatagtggcgacattaattttttaacaggatcatagaatgagcaaggaggtattttatttaatttctagtttacctcctgcgttacctgctctcctgatatttcaaaaataaattttatttcttgaaaatcaattagaaaaaaaatagtggcgacattaattttttaagaggatcatagaatgagcaaggaggtattttatttaatttctagttcacctcctgcgttacctgctctcctgatatttcaaaaataaattttttttcttgaaaatcaataagaaaaaaaatagtggcgacattaattttctaacaggatcatagaacagggaaagaggtattttatccaattcctAGTTCACttcctgcgttacctgctctcccaatattcaaaaaataaattttatttcttgaaaatcaattagaaaaaaaatagtggcgacattaattttttaacaggatcatagaacaggcgaagaggtattttatccaattccgAGTTTACGTCCTGCATTACCTGCCctcctgatattttgaaaataaattttatttcttcaaaaacaattagaaaaaaaatagtggcgacattaattttttaacaggatcatagaatgagcaaggaggtattttattcaatttctagtttacctcctgcgttacctgctctcctgatatttcaaaaataaattttatttcttgaaaatcaataagaaaaaaaatagtggcgacattaattttctaacaggatcatagaacagggaaagaggtattttatccaattcctAGTTCACttcctgcgttacctgctctcctgatattccaaaaataaattttattttttgaacatcaattagaaaaaaaatagtggcgacattaattttctaacagaattatagaacaggcaaagaggtattttatccaattcctagtttacctcctgcgttacctgctctcttgatatttcaaaaataaattttatttctttaaaaacaattagaaaaaaaatagcggcgacattaattttttaacaggatcatagaactggcgaggaggtattttatccaattcctatttcacctcctgcgttacctgcaGGACTATAGAATAGTCAAAGAGGtattctgtatttttttctctaacttacctctttttttattgtttcttgatttaaatcaacaatattaaaacttatattgaaaaaaaaaaagcaaattaacaggaatatagaagAGACACGGAggttatctctttttttttttatttccatgaCTACAATCTTATAATTCTTTAGTTctcttttataatattcacaatttaaaactaatataagaaacttaaaaaaaagtaggtaaatttctaataatatcaaatatttctgcttattatattttcttgttacatatataattttctttttgaaaatgtaaaaaaatcgTTAGACATCCGCTGAGAACTCAAAAGTAACAGAGCTTAGCTTGTACAATTATgtcaataaatcaattttattaaatttcctATCTAAAATTACGAAATTTAACactcaacaatatatttatcttataattttaatataaattattccacattttatatttaaaatctaCAATTTGTATCGCGAGTATTATTAagcaaattcaaatttaagaACATAAAATTCCCTAGATTTCCAACTACTTTTGCGCATGCTCTTGTTTGCtcttgtttatataaaaaaaaaaaaaaaaaaacaagcctCGTGcgttttttaatcattttgtttatGTGTTATATTTCTTTCTAAATTCCCAGTGtgtataactaaaaaaaaaaaaaaacgcttaAAAAAGCAAAACGTCTATTGtctgttaattaataaattgtaagtagctgattatatttttcaaatcattttaataattatataaactgttgaattgaataattgtttaaattaaatttaatagttaaatcaaattttcagTGGTCCATCACAATGACAAATCCAATCCTCGAAGTTGatgaatcaataataaaaaaaaatcttttattacCCGAGACAATAAAAGAAGATGAAGATATTGAAAAACTATTGAaaacatttgataataatgtcCCATCAAAGATAATAACACCGAATCCTGGTCTTGTTATTAAAACTAAAacagataataatgaaaaaatattcataaatatatgtcatacaaatgaaattccaccaccaaaaaatataactgaagatgaattattaaaaattcttgatgAAGAAAAACCAAATTGGTGTATACCAATGAGTGTTGGTCATGAAAGACATGAAGATGATAAAACTGGTGCAAAATGTTTGACATATGACATTGCAATAAATACaagttattttgataaaattaaaaatgaacatACATTTTTTGCATTTACTGTTATAACAATGTTCTCAGCAattggtgaaaaaaataatcgtatTATTGATGGACGTAATTATGTTGTACTTAAAAATCGTAAACACATTGGTAAACTTCATGATCATCgtgttgaaaaaagaaatgttaAATCAATGATTACAAATACATCTAACAAACCACTTATTGAAGAAAttacatcaacaaaaaatcatgataatacaaaaaatacaataacaacaacatcaaaaaatacagattacattattttacgtAAACCAAAAATTGGTAATGCTGAAAAACTCAttggttattttaaattaccagATGAATGTACATTAAAAGATGTTAAAGTTGATATTGGAGATGATAGAATCATCATTGATGCatcaaaatacaattatttaattgatttatttgttccTTATGTTATTCATCAAGCAAATGTTACTGCAAACATGGATCaacatttaaatgtaattcaccttttttctatttattaatttaattataaaaacttgatAGTATTTCATTGACTAAtatcatttttcttatttttaaggttcttcaattaaatatgccagttgagataatttaaaaagtaaataaataaaaattaatttttattatcaactatATTTAATGACTtccatatgaaaaattaaaaattatacctGGAATTAATAACGTGATACTTAAatcaaagtaaatatatatataaaatctttgAATACctcaatattttgttaattaaaattacttaataaataatatattcatttttcatttaaatgtaatttaagagcctgaattattatttatgtattattcaaattattaagaaCTTGGaagattttgataataaaaaaaaaactttacattTCCCATTTAAAATTTGGTCTATCAAtgccaatttttaaataaatatttggcattatatgaacaataataataccacATGTAAAtgctaatatatatttatatgttaaatCAACGAAaaccttatttttattttccaatgaaTTTTCACTATTCATTAGTTCTTTCCAATTCACACGTAGCATTGATCCCATAATAGCATAACCAAGtgttttacatattattttcattaaaataataatacaataaccAAGTATTGTACGTAATATTGTTTTTCcaaatatttgaaatgttGGCCATACAATATCATAAGGTGGTACATCAATTGGTTCATGTGTTGTACgtgttttgtaatttaaatatgcaCCAAGATATAAACCAACAGCAACTCCAACAACTAAAGTTGTATCACcccttgaaaataatttaaataaatatcaataaactattaatttgtttttgtaaattaattataaaaaaatatatcttattTCTTACCTTGTTGGTGTCCATCTATCACTTTTTggataataaacaattgttccaattgttattaaaattaatacagcAAGTGTCCATCCATTTGTTACAAAATAATGATcagcaatatttataaatggcACTAGTGGTGTCATGAGTAATATTGCCAGCAAAATACCAGCAATCACATCCAATAATGTATGCATACCTAGATAAAGTCTACTGATACAAACTAGCATACacctgtaattaaaaattaattattatttattctttaaatattttaaa is drawn from Aphidius gifuensis isolate YNYX2018 linkage group LG3, ASM1490517v1, whole genome shotgun sequence and contains these coding sequences:
- the LOC122852370 gene encoding PIH1 domain-containing protein 1-like; the encoded protein is MTNPILEVDESIIKKNLLLPETIKEDEDIEKLLKTFDNNVPSKIITPNPGLVIKTKTDNNEKIFINICHTNEIPPPKNITEDELLKILDEEKPNWCIPMSVGHERHEDDKTGAKCLTYDIAINTSYFDKIKNEHTFFAFTVITMFSAIGEKNNRIIDGRNYVVLKNRKHIGKLHDHRVEKRNVKSMITNTSNKPLIEEITSTKNHDNTKNTITTTSKNTDYIILRKPKIGNAEKLIGYFKLPDECTLKDVKVDIGDDRIIIDASKYNYLIDLFVPYVIHQANVTANMDQHLNVLQLNMPVEII
- the LOC122852369 gene encoding sphingosine-1-phosphate phosphatase 2-like translates to MFKEIIDYLKDPQLVAVIQEFFGVDIPKNTVDKIQENVLNSSQELTATKRNGIPRELRDNTVQNDLRKNNNTEDDINLLNLTEINNYNSSSSKINNQFWYYLFMFGTELGDETFYSAFIPFLFWNIDGIVGRKIVIIWAIVMTIGQVMKDIICWPRPACPPAVRLQNKWSQEYGMPSTHAMIGVAIPFSVILFTMNRYNYSIPAGYTVAIIWCMLVCISRLYLGMHTLLDVIAGILLAILLMTPLVPFINIADHYFVTNGWTLAVLILITIGTIVYYPKSDRWTPTRGDTTLVVGVAVGLYLGAYLNYKTRTTHEPIDVPPYDIVWPTFQIFGKTILRTILGYCIIILMKIICKTLGYAIMGSMLRVNWKELMNSENSLENKNKVFVDLTYKYILAFTCGIIIVHIMPNIYLKIGIDRPNFKWEM